CAAAATACTTTTTTAATTTTTCTCTCGTGGTTATTTCTTTTGTATTCATAATACTGTAAAATTCTTTTACTATTTTTGATTTAGAGTTCAAAATTCCTCTTTTTTTGCTTCTTACAAAAGTTTTTTGACCTCCCGATTCAGTAGTTGCAGTAGCTTGAAGAAAGTGTAAAGTATTTATGATGAACAGTGAAGTTCTTCGGGTCAACAGCTAATCTTAATCGAACGTAAAATTCAATTCACAGTTCATTTGATACTAATTTCTCTCTGCCTTTTTTACTCCAATTCATTCTTACAAAAAAGACCCGGATTATAAAACCCGAGCCTTCGCTTTTTAACGTATATCATCCATTAGGATGTCATCTTTTTAATCTAGTTTAAAGAAAAAGAAAACCACTGCTGCCCATTCTTTTTTAATCCCTTTAGCGTAGCCAATGGTACTGTGACTGCTGTTTTCTACCGTTCCGTCATCTTTGATATAGCCCAAAGTGGAATGACTGCTGTTTTCCACGGTTCCGTCTTTCTTCACATAGCCAACCGTAGAGCTGCTTTTATTCTCAATAGTCCCGTTGCTCCTGATGCGGCCAATCGTGCTACGGCTTTTGTTTTCAATGGTTCCGTCACTTTTAATATAGCCCACTGTAGCACGACTGCTGTTTTCAACGGTTCCGTCACTTTTGATATAACCTGCCGTACTGCGGCTTCCCGATTCAATAGTCTGCGCATTGACCATGGAAAAACAAAATAGAAGGGAACAAAAGAATATTATTTTTTTCATGCTTAAAAATTAAAAGGTTATTATTTAAAAACTTTCCAAAATATAGCAAGTTTTGTCGACATAAAAAAGCGAAACATCCTTCTTAAATGTAAAAAGAATGCTCAGAGATTTTAACAGGTCTGATGAAAATAGGCATACTCCTTTCCATCCCAGTAAATTTGTCCGCCACCCAGTTCAGATTTTTCAATTTCAATCGAGGGATGCTCTAAAATTAACATTCCGTCTTTCCCATTGCCTGTTTCCTCATCCACACCCGGTTCGTTTTCCTTTTTTCGGTTGATTTTCCAGCTATCGATATAGTCAAGGTTATCTCCTAGCGCATTTTTAAATAGTTTGCCGGCTCCCAGAATAAAAACCTCGAAAGTTTTTCCATGAATAACCGCAAATCCTTTCTTATGACTTTTAGACTCAGCAATCGGAATCACCACATCCTTGTACCCGTCTCCATTAAAATCTTCCCCCCGCTGCCGCACGATTGCATCGTGTGGTTTACATGAATTTCCATTCCTTTATTCTTTTGGCAAAATCTTAAACTTTCTAAAAAAATTTCTTTGTATTCATTTCAGATAAAAACATCCAGCCAACCTACAACAGCAAAACTTATGAAATATAATCCTTCAGGATTGTAGAACTTGTAATTACGACTCATCAATTATGTTTTTATAAAGATAAAAACTTTTTAAGAAATTATTGGATAATAAAAATGCCACACGAAAGGATTCGTGCGGCAGCGGGGGGGAATGTATTTTATTTATTTCCATAATTATTTTATTTGTTAATGACATGATTTCTCCATATGTCTCTTGATAATATTTCTACTTTTTCAAGAGTTTCTTCTTTTGTTTTCTATATAAGTTCTTAGAATATTCAAAAGAAAATTGACTGACTAACAAAAGTAATTAATTCATTTTTTGATTTTACTACAACACAAAACTTTAAATAGTCATTCCTTAAAAACCAAGTAATATTTTGATTATCAGTTTTATGCACTTATATTTCGTAAAAAATCGTTGTAAAAAATTGCAATAAATTGTATTTTTAGGATATAAAAAGTGGCAAAATGTTAGGCAAAATAAGAGAGGATTTACAGCAGAATTTATTCAAGACCAGGCTTACGGAGCTTATTAATATGGAGCATCCGGTGGTAAAATTAGCTGGGGAGATTTCCTGGGATAAAATGGAGTCAGAGTTTGAGAAATTATTTTCAGAAAACGGAAGACCTTCTATTGCTATCCGTAAAATAGCAGGAATGCTTTTGCTCAAGGAAATGTTTAAAGAAAGTGATGAAAGTGTAATAGAGAGATGGATTGAGAATGCGTATTGGCAATATTTTACCGGAGAAACCTTTTTCCAGACAGAGCAGCCTTTCGATCCGAGCAATTTTGTACACTTCAGAAAAAGAATTGGAGATAAGGGTTTGGAATTTCTTTTGGGACAAAGCGTTTCTCTCCATCCCAAAGCCAAAACAGAAGATGAAGTTCAGGTAGATACGACGGTTCAGGAGAAGAACATTACCTTTCCTACCGATGCCAAATTAGCAAAAAAAGTAATCGACAATTGTAGAAAAATAGCAGAAAAAGAGAGCGTTGTACAAAGACAAAGCTACAGAAGAGTGAGCAAACAATTATTGCGGGACGCTTTTTTTGGACATCATCCCAGAAGACAGAAGAAGGCAAAAATGGCGAGGAAAAAGCTCAGGACGATTGGTAAAAGAGTTCTTCGGGAATTGGAAAGAAAACTTCCTAAAGATGTTTTGAAAGGCTACGAAGACGTTTTTAAAATTTACCTTAAAGCACTCACCCAAGAACGTACCACGAAAGATAAAATTTACAGTCTTCACGAGCCACAAGTTGCGTGTATTGCGAAAGGAAAATCGGGAAAAGCATACGAGTTTGGGACAAAAGTAGCAGTAGTAAGAGGTCGGAAAACAGGGATCATCAGCTCGGTAAAGAGATTTTCTGGCAATCCTCACGATAGTAAAACTCTTGAAGAATCATTGGCACAGAGTGAGAGGGTAAGAAAATCCGTTGGCGGAACAAGACCTACGAAAGCCACTACAGACAGAGGATTTAAAGGAATCAAAGAAGTGGAAGGAACAGCAATTTTGCTTCCCGCAAAAAAAGAAAAAACAAAATATGGGCAACAAGTAGCCAGATTAAGATTCCGGGCAAGAGCAGCCATAGAACCTTGTATCTCTCATTTAAAAAGAAACCACTCCTTAGGATTAAACTTCCTGAAAGGAGTGGCTGGAGATATTAATAATGCATTATTAGCAGGGATTGGATACAATTTGAAGATGAGATTGAATCAAATCAAACAACAAATTCTTCTTTGGCTCGAACTTGTTCTCCGAATCTTTTTAGGCAAATATAATTTTCAAAGTCAAAAAACAGCTTTTTAAGGAGCGACTAAATATTTTGTCATAAAAAAAAGCGAAACTTCAAATGAAGTTCCGCTTTACAATTTTTTGGAAAATTTATTTGTCCTTATTAGAAAGCCTTAAACTCTCAAACTTAGCAATAAAATTTTCCCATGTCCAATCTGGGAATATTTTTGGCATTTCTGTTTTAAAGATTTCTGTTTCTACTGAACCGATACCTTCTCCATCCATATAGTACAGCAAAACTCGTTGCCAATGATTAAACACACGCGCTTCAACAGCCATTTGAGTATAGCCTTCATAATCCAAATCTAAATTGTTTAGCTCATAATCGCTGATACTCATGTAATACAATGATTCGTCTACTGTGTCTGGCGTTATAATAAAACCTACATAACTTTCTGGAGTTGGATAATCTAATGGTCTAAAATATTTAAGATCTTCATCATCTCCGTCATCATATATACTATTATTCTCAGAAAATAAATACTCACTTTGTGTTAAGCGCATTTTTCCACCAATAAAACCATCATTATCTTTTTCCCAATTAACTTCAAATCCGTCAGTTATTTCGTAGTAAAACTCTTTTATTCCTTTATGAATTGAATTTAAATTCTCAATTTCAAATAAATCTTTTTTTAATGTAGAATTATATTTATACTCTACTTCAATAATAGATTTTTTTTCCTCCCGTGCTATTAATAAGGTTTCCACTAAAATCTGATCAAATGTTTCTATCATATTAGTTTATTTTTACATTTCTTGCTCCCGCTGCGCAAAGTCTCCCGACTTTGAGCTAACTATTATTCATCGTAATTATTATATTTCCAAAATTCATTCTTTTTTGTTACATCAATTATGGGATTATCTGCCAATTCAACTTTTAATAATCCTTTACCATTTGCATAATTGCTTGCTGAGGAGTATATGTAATGTTGTGCTTTTTCCACAATACCTGCTCTTATTGGATTTAGATGTATATAGTTCAGTTTATCCCACATAAAATGTAAGGTGTAAATTCCTTCTGCATGATTTCCGTATTGCCAAAACTGATAGTTCTTATTTCTGCCATGGGTTTCTGTAGCTTTTTTGAATAAATCAAGCATCCATTCTTTTCTACTTTCAGGTTCTGTTTGTATAGCTTCTAAAATATTTTTGCTTGTAAATTTTTTAAAATCTCTTATCAAATCTGATAATTTGCCTTCTTTCGATTGCACTATTAAATGAATGTGATTGCTCATGATTACGTAGCCATACAATATCATTCCTTTTTCTTTTATACAATAATCTAAAGAAGAAACTACGATATCTTTATAAACTTTTCTTGTGAAAATATCTATCCAATCAACTACCGTACAAGTAATAAAATGCGGTTTTTCCTGATCTTTTATAGTATAGCCTTCTTTCATTTAGTATTGTTTTTTTTGCTCAAAGTCGGGAGACTCTCAGAAACGGGATAAATTTAAGAAAAATTGTTTAGGCTTGACATTGCTCAAAGTCAGGAGACTTTGCGCAGCGGGCAACCTGTACTATTTCAAAACGGGTTTCAATATTTAAATATTGAACATAAAAAAGCGAAACTTCTAATTGAAGTTTCGCTGTATAATAGATTTAATATTGAATCTTATAAATTCAGTGCTTTTTCCAAAGCATCGCATCTTTCTTTAAAGTAACTTAAGTCGACATCAGGGAATAACTTAGGGAAGCGTTTAATAATATTCTTCATTTGATGCAAGACACCCTCTGCTGAATACGTAAATGTACCGTCTTCAAATTTATTATTAAAAGAATTAGGACCGTGGTAATAATAAGCATCATATTCAACATAACGAGGCTTATAATTCCCTAATTTTTCAACAATCTCCTGTGTATCAATATAAAAATACTGCCAATAATAAACGGCTTTAGAGGCAATCATGGTATTATAATATTCTTCAAGATTCATATCCATTTTAAACCAGATACCTGAATCGAAAAAATAGACTGGACAAGGATAGATACCTTCTTCCCGAAATATACAGCCATAAGTACCGTCATTACCGTGAGCCGATTTATGGAAATAATTAAGTTTAGGCAGAAACTCTCTCCAAACAGCTTCTGCTTCAGGCTGTGGATTATTTTCCCAAAAACGACTGTCATTGTTGTAATTATCCCAGAAATGAGAATGTGTTCCTAAAGATTCTATCAAGCTCAATAATTGAAATCCCCCCCAAAGATATTCCTCATCAGGTTCATTAGTAGTGGAAGACCAATCTAGGGTTAAAGAACGAATAGCATCGAACTTATAATCTTCTTTGGGAATAATAATTTTCATTCGTTCTTCTGCACGAGCAAGCATTCTTTCACTAAAAAAATTAACACCATTTTTTACTTCTTCTATATTGTTTTTATCTACCTTTATTTTATCATTATTAGAAATTTCAATAATAAATTTTTCTAATTTTTGCAATATTTTCATAAATAATATTATTAAAATGTAATTTGTTTAGATGACTCCAAGTCATATATTTTGTCAAGACCAATATGATAAGTAGAAGCCACAATTAAGTCAAAAGTAATCATTTCACATCTTAAATATAAAAAAACGAAGCTTCTAAAATAGAAACTTCGCTTTTGTATAAGATTTATTGTAAGTTAGAATTTATCTTTATAATGATTATAAAATTCCAATTGATCTATTAAAACCTCATTAATCTCTGTCCAGCCATGCTTTTCAGATAAATCAATGGCAGCTCTCCAGGCATTCATATTTGGTTGACCAAAATTTACACCACCCCAATATCCCGCACTTACTAAAGCATCCCATGCCATAAGAGGGTCGTTTAATTCTTCATCTATAGCTTTAGCGGCTTTTATATGAGCATCTCCATTATACGTGCTTTTATTCTTTTTAATAATTTCTAAAACATTAAATAATGGGTGCTCTTTGATACTATTTGAATATTCCCATTCTAAGTTTGGATTTGTATCAAAAAAAGAAATTATACCATCTAATTCAAAACTTGTTGATGTTGCATGAGGTAAAATATCAAAAGCATATTCTACAGGATCAAAACCATTAGGTTGAATAACGCTTTGAAAATTATATCTTTCAAACTCTACAACATTTTTATAATTTGTTTTTGAATAAGCTCTTTGGGCTAAAGCATTATAAGCTCTCGTGTTCCAAATGCCATAATCTTTTATTTCAAAATCTGGGAGATATGATTTATCATCCACCATTGATTGCATTAGTTTAGCATATTCTTTCTGTTGGGGAGTATCATAATAATGACTCCAAAAGTCTAAATATACTTTGGTGTAAAACTCCGAAGAATTTTCTAAATATTTCAATTTATTTTCATTATCCAGATACTCTTTTAAAAATTTCAATGAGTCTAAATTATCCGTATATTCTCTAAACGGTAATGAAAGTTCTTCAAGTAATTGCCATTTTTTTTTAATTTCCTCATTTACAATATCAATATCTTTTAAAAGTGGAAGCAGTGACATTGCAATAAAAGAAGACAGATTAGGCGAAATCGTTCTAAAATCAGCAATACCTTTTGTTATCACTGGAGAATCTGATAAATTTTTATTAGGCATTAATCTGATAGCAAAATTATTGTAATCATCAAATGCAAAAGGAACAACAGACCAAAAACCAGATCGGAATATATTGAAACATTTTTCAATTTCCTCTTCATCATCAAATTGAAAACCTAAAATAATATCTGTCTCCTCATCTTTATATAATTTTTTCAAATCTTGATGTATCTTATTTAGTTTCATAATTCAATTGGTTTTATAATGTGATTTCTCCATATTTGTCCTGCTATTATTTTCAAATGCTCTATTGCTTGTGGGTGTTCAGATTTGTCTCCGTCATCATCACTTTTACTAAGTGCTGTAGCTACAGTCTCAATCCCCCGCTGCCGCACGATTGCATCGTGTGGTTTACATTATTTATAAATCAAACATTCTAAAAACAACAACATAATCTAAAAGTCCTTTTTCATCAGAATAATCTATTGCACTGCTGTATCTATAATCCTCCGCACGGAAAACTAAACCTGCTTCTACAGGATTTTGATGTATATAATTAATTTTCTGCCAAATCACTCTGTTGCTCCACAATTCAATAGGTTTATTATCATGTCTCCAAAATTGATATTGGGTTACATTTGATGCTTTTAAACCTTCTTTAAGAAAGAAATTTAATAAAAATTCTTTTCTGCTTTCTGTAGGATTTTCCTTGATTGCTGTCACAATTGCTTTACTTGTAAATCTTTTTAAATCACCAATCAAAAGTTCTGGTTTCTGCCCATTTACACTCCTGAAAACTAAATGTACATGACTTGACATGATGCACCATGCATGAATTTCCATTCATTTATTCTTTTGGCAAAATCTTAAACTTTCTAAAAAAATTTCTTTGTATTCATTTCTGATAAAAACATCCAGCCAACCTACAACAGCAAAACTTATGAAATATAATCCTTCAGGATTGTAGAACTTGTAATTACGACTCATCAATTATGTTTTTATAAAGATAAAAACTTTTTAAGAAATTATTGGATAATAAAAATGCCACACGAAAGGATTCGTGCGGCAGCGGGGGGGGAAGCTCCTAAAAATAGAAACCTCGCTTTTATAATGTATTTTAAGGATTTATTTATCTTTTAAATACTCTTCTAAACTCCATTCATCAGTTGGCTCTAAATAACGCTCTATTTTTACAGGTTTACCTAAATTATGTAGACGTAAGCTTTTATTTTCATCACCTCCGACATGTCTCCATTCTTTAGCATCTGAACTCACAATAAAATCAGAAATAATTTTTAATTTTTCATTAATTAGAGTAACTAAAAAACATTCTGTTATTTTTTTTATTGATTTGTTTGGATTTGAAAAAGAAACATAACATGCCCAAACTGCGCCATATTTTTCATGAATATATTCACTAATTTTAAATAAATAACGTGGAATTGGGTAAGAACTCTTTTTGGATTGCTCGTAAAAACGATCAGAAAATGGAGAGACTATTTTACCTTTAATGTTAAATTCTACTTTTTTTTCAGAATCGTACTGATCTTCACAGTAAACGTTCAGCTCTTTTTCTACAAATTCATTATATTTATTAATATCATCTTTGTTTCTTTGTAAATGTATTGCTATTTGTTCTTTTTCAAAAACAATACCTATAAATGTTTTAATTTTTTCCATTATGATTCAATATTAAATAATTTATTTAGCCAAATATCACCATTTCTTGTTTCAGCAGTAATTGGCTCATGATCTATACTTACACCATCAATATTTATAAAAGCTTCATAAGTAACCTGTTCACAACGCCTTGGAAGCTGCTTCATTCTTTGCAGTTTTAGTAATGTTGCTTTCTTCTCTTTATCAGTCATACCTGTATGTACAGCTTTTAATGTTTCTACCATAGGATCTTCTTCTAATACTTGATAAGTAGAAGCTACTATTAAGTCAAAAGTAACAAAATTATCTTTATAGTTCTTCATTTCCGCTTCAATTCCTTCTTGGATTATTGTTTCAGCTGCAAACATAGTCTTTTTGTTAAACGGATCAGAAGTTAAAATTAGATTCAATCCTTTCTTATAACCCGAACCCAAAAACTGATCCCCAATAATATGAGCTGAATTTAGCTTCAAACCATAATTGTACTTTGCTAATTGTCCTGCAGGTGATGTAAGCCCGCGAAAACCTATTTTTTTTAAGGCAAGATTTTTACCTTCGTTTACATGTCTTACAACTCGTTTGTTTACATCTTCTACATTAATTGTAATGGTAAAATCTTGTTGTCCATATTCGTGAGCCTCTTTATCATAATAATAAGTTACACTTACTTGATGATCTCCAATAGCATCTAATCTTACTTCTTTCGGCTCAAACTCTTTATGCTCTCCTCCATCATTATCAAAAATGTCTCTTAATTGATAGGTATCTCCAAAGTTTTGGATTATTCGACCTAATTTTTGCATTTTATCTTGAGCTTTATCTATTTCAGTTTGGGTTCCTGAACCCTCTGCTTTTTCTAATTCTTTTTCTGTACGATCCTGTATATTCGTTAGTCTAATTAATTGATGTTTTATAAGTTCTGATTTACCTTTAAAAGCGTTTGAAGTTGGATATCTTTCAACTTGTTTTTTTGCTCGATCTAGTTTTACAGAAAGTTTAGCTTTTTTACTTTCCATATAAATCTCATTATCCTCAAAAGTTAATGTGTGAGATTTTCCAGACATAGAAAAAGATTCAGAAGTAATGTGATCTTTCTCTTTATTGTCTTTTTGGTCTTTCTTATTTTTCTCTTTTTTATCCAAGCCAAATTTTTTGACTCCCATTTTACCAAGTAATCCTTTAGCCTTCACTTTCACAAAATTCCAGAACTTCACTATCGCATTCTCAATACGCAGACGTATTTTTCGGATAACGCCCAATACTTTATCTGCCAATCCGCCAATCCCTAATAATGAAGCTAAGAAACCAATCAATACAGGAACCGCTCTTCCCAAAGCATTTTCTATCGATTTGGCTACGGCGCCTACATTTCCACTGGCAATTGCTTTGATGCTGTCTGTAAATGCTTTTACCAATTCCATGATTTGCGCAGCTCTCTGGATGAAGAATTTCACCACATCTATAATTGCCATGGCGGCTTTTATAAATGCTCCTACCGGAGTCAGTAATCCCATCACCCATTTAATTCCCGCCTGAATCACCTGCGTTTGAACGATATCCATAATGGCATCCATCACCGTTGTTTTAAGGTCGGCAAATTGGTCTTTAAGATATCCCCAAAGTCCGGCAACACCTTCTTTACGAACAATCTGTACCATTTCAAATCCTGTCTCCAGCACTTTCATAACAGGTTCTCCTATCACTCTGGCTCCGATGGCTCTAATTCCGCCCCAAGTTAAACCAAGCACCTGCGAGGTAATAGAGAACACTCCTTTTAAAGAAAATACATCTTCCGGCATCGTTAAAGAAATACCTTTCATTGCTCCGGTCAGCCATCCGAAGAAACCTGTTTTAAGGTGAGTCCAGATATTGGCTCCGAAATTGGTAAATCCTTGCGAAACTCCGGCAATAAGGTTTTTGAAGAACCCTATTGGATCCATAATAATCGCCTGAATCGCACTGATAACGCCAGACAATAAATTGGTAAGAGTATTTTTAATTTCGATAATAATAGCAAATACACTGGTTTTCAGCATATCAAGCGCCTGATTTACCA
The sequence above is a segment of the Chryseobacterium sp. MYb264 genome. Coding sequences within it:
- a CDS encoding 5-fold beta-flower protein; the encoded protein is MKKIIFFCSLLFCFSMVNAQTIESGSRSTAGYIKSDGTVENSSRATVGYIKSDGTIENKSRSTIGRIRSNGTIENKSSSTVGYVKKDGTVENSSHSTLGYIKDDGTVENSSHSTIGYAKGIKKEWAAVVFFFFKLD
- a CDS encoding IS5 family transposase, with translation MLGKIREDLQQNLFKTRLTELINMEHPVVKLAGEISWDKMESEFEKLFSENGRPSIAIRKIAGMLLLKEMFKESDESVIERWIENAYWQYFTGETFFQTEQPFDPSNFVHFRKRIGDKGLEFLLGQSVSLHPKAKTEDEVQVDTTVQEKNITFPTDAKLAKKVIDNCRKIAEKESVVQRQSYRRVSKQLLRDAFFGHHPRRQKKAKMARKKLRTIGKRVLRELERKLPKDVLKGYEDVFKIYLKALTQERTTKDKIYSLHEPQVACIAKGKSGKAYEFGTKVAVVRGRKTGIISSVKRFSGNPHDSKTLEESLAQSERVRKSVGGTRPTKATTDRGFKGIKEVEGTAILLPAKKEKTKYGQQVARLRFRARAAIEPCISHLKRNHSLGLNFLKGVAGDINNALLAGIGYNLKMRLNQIKQQILLWLELVLRIFLGKYNFQSQKTAF
- a CDS encoding REP-associated tyrosine transposase yields the protein MKEGYTIKDQEKPHFITCTVVDWIDIFTRKVYKDIVVSSLDYCIKEKGMILYGYVIMSNHIHLIVQSKEGKLSDLIRDFKKFTSKNILEAIQTEPESRKEWMLDLFKKATETHGRNKNYQFWQYGNHAEGIYTLHFMWDKLNYIHLNPIRAGIVEKAQHYIYSSASNYANGKGLLKVELADNPIIDVTKKNEFWKYNNYDE
- a CDS encoding transposase; the protein is MEIHAWCIMSSHVHLVFRSVNGQKPELLIGDLKRFTSKAIVTAIKENPTESRKEFLLNFFLKEGLKASNVTQYQFWRHDNKPIELWSNRVIWQKINYIHQNPVEAGLVFRAEDYRYSSAIDYSDEKGLLDYVVVFRMFDL
- a CDS encoding phage tail protein; translation: MKAAKPVEIDNKAHKHQGSKQKQKAPAVIHLSETEVANAQTQQTGEPSAKNGSANFGNSRMGLNGTIAAVHGSSTIYDQGAKVMHGRFQESYQQTGDLNHPDTKALEKGYMASLSINQARDYHDLKSGTYLPKTMEEQAMVHQQNKKIEETNPTVKLSEKKGAPIKSDADQSQAVNPDKAEAAEIEKVSPNANNNPEFTALSGKIGSTAKQQKQHEPSGKATNDAQAAAPSPSNERESLAQASQVNFMGAQDPGMFKKEDFKALLSAKIHNIKLPENEKQADEFEKHNNIDEVNQKAVGDVKKEKNVAANDIASATATKPDIASQPHRAVAKMPTQNVGKAPSTPNAAKAMPVKRTAASVEQPIKEQTASIDSEMKANGVTDTMLAKSNEPTFTEALDQKNKAKTQSVAATQQFRTNESKELNKTRNDAQEKAASHISGMHGARKGGLGNVQGDQKQTSSKDSQKRKEIADHINGIYVSSKADVDGILKNLDTSVAKQFDDGSKKAKKAFEDHVDQGMKAYKKKRYGDAYADYGVLGLAGKWLKDQLVGLPPEVDEYFVSGKELYVKTMDRYINDIATHVTNQLNAAKTRIAKGKKDVQNYVNSLSPSLRKIGKDAINEIQSKFNALEESVNSKKDALIDVLAKKYADNIASIDTRIAELKTQNSGLVNQALDMLKTSVFAIIIEIKNTLTNLLSGVISAIQAIIMDPIGFFKNLIAGVSQGFTNFGANIWTHLKTGFFGWLTGAMKGISLTMPEDVFSLKGVFSITSQVLGLTWGGIRAIGARVIGEPVMKVLETGFEMVQIVRKEGVAGLWGYLKDQFADLKTTVMDAIMDIVQTQVIQAGIKWVMGLLTPVGAFIKAAMAIIDVVKFFIQRAAQIMELVKAFTDSIKAIASGNVGAVAKSIENALGRAVPVLIGFLASLLGIGGLADKVLGVIRKIRLRIENAIVKFWNFVKVKAKGLLGKMGVKKFGLDKKEKNKKDQKDNKEKDHITSESFSMSGKSHTLTFEDNEIYMESKKAKLSVKLDRAKKQVERYPTSNAFKGKSELIKHQLIRLTNIQDRTEKELEKAEGSGTQTEIDKAQDKMQKLGRIIQNFGDTYQLRDIFDNDGGEHKEFEPKEVRLDAIGDHQVSVTYYYDKEAHEYGQQDFTITINVEDVNKRVVRHVNEGKNLALKKIGFRGLTSPAGQLAKYNYGLKLNSAHIIGDQFLGSGYKKGLNLILTSDPFNKKTMFAAETIIQEGIEAEMKNYKDNFVTFDLIVASTYQVLEEDPMVETLKAVHTGMTDKEKKATLLKLQRMKQLPRRCEQVTYEAFINIDGVSIDHEPITAETRNGDIWLNKLFNIES